A section of the Humulus lupulus chromosome 2, drHumLupu1.1, whole genome shotgun sequence genome encodes:
- the LOC133819538 gene encoding diacylglycerol O-acyltransferase 3-1, with amino-acid sequence MEVSGFLSRRVSCFPGVAVTAAQSSKPSIRVPDHRDSGVSFGLRSTPSTVKTGFRDLGHLEYYSKVPIRCGGKKKKDKEKDKTYGVRTIEKKLTLLEALSMSNNLNADMDHQVHNNMISEAANELLTQLEQLRAEEKELKMKRKQLKAKLKAERMASMMHCESSSSSSSSESSDSECDEVVDMKQLRSEPISQPLQEDNGLPPIPEDSVKLLLSLPSSVTTSSTDALIRKGESELGKPSISSYGSSSIGHVNGGGLCNKKVVEVCMGNKCKKSGSVALVEEFERVMGAEGAVVGCKCMGKCKAGPNVRVLNRVADESVRTVANPLCIGVGLEDVNHIVANLFREDTKDMGLAAAV; translated from the exons ATGGAGGTTTCCGGGTTCCTTTCTCGACGCGTTTCCTGCTTTCCCGGTGTTGCTGTCACCGCCGCTCAATCTTCCAAGCCGTCGATTCGGGTTCCGGATCATCGAGATTCTGGGGTTTCGTTCGGACTCAGAAGCACTCCCTCGACTGTAAAGACTGGGTTTCGCGATTTGGGTCATTTGGAGTATTATTCTAAAGTTCCAATAAGGTGTGgtggaaagaagaagaaggacaaGGAAAAGGATAAGACTTATGGTGTCCGTACCATTGAGAAGAAATTGACCTTGCTTGAGGCGTTATCCATGTCCAACAACTTAAACGCTGATATGGATCATCAAGTTCATAACAACATGATTTCG GAAGCTGCAAATGAATTGCTTACCCAACTTGAACAGCTAAGAGCAGAGGAGAAGGagttgaagatgaagagaaaacaATTGAAGGCCAAGCTAAAAGCTGAACGAATGGCAAGCATGATGCATTGtgaatcatcatcatcatcctccTCATCTGAATCAAGTGACAGCGAATGCGATGAGGTGGTTGACATGAAACAACTGAGAAGTGAACCTATTTCTCAGCCACTCCAAGAAGATAATGGCTTGCCACCAATACCTGAAGACTCAGTGAAACTGTTGTTATCCCTTCCGAGTTCAGTAACTACAAGCTCAACTGATGCATTGATTCGCAAAGGCGAAAGTGAACTTGGCAAGCCAAGTATTAGTAGCTATGGCAGTAGCAGTATTGGGCATGTTAATGGAGGAGGTTTGTGTAATAAGAAGGTGGTGGAGGTGTGCATGGGGAACAAGTGCAAGAAGTCAGGAAGTGTGGCTCTGGTGGAAGAATTCGAGAGAGTGATGGGTGCAGAGGGAGCTGTTGTGGGGTGCAAGTGCATGGGAAAATGCAAAGCTGGTCCCAATGTTAGAGTTCTCAATAGGGTAGCTGATGAATCTGTTAGAACTGTAGCTAATCCTCTCTGTATTGGAGTTGGTTTGGAGGATGTGAATCATATCGTGGCTAATTTGTTTAGAGAAGATACTAAAGATATGGGGTTGGCTGCAGCAGTTTAG